A part of Larkinella insperata genomic DNA contains:
- a CDS encoding pyridoxal phosphate-dependent aminotransferase, with product MIIPVAHRAGQTQEYYFSVKLAEVRKLLAAGHDVINMGIGNPDMMPSANTLQALSQSAAQANAHGYQNYKGTPDLRSAIARYYAHTYQVLLDSETEILPLLGSKEGITHISLTFLNDGDEVLVPELGYPAYRAVSRMVGANVKEYPLLENQGWQPDWPAMAGRVSDRTKIMWLNYPHMPTGAPATRELFEKAVRFANDHRILLCHDNPYSLILNKKPPLSLLSIDGAKDVAIELNSMSKSHNMAGWRVGWMAASKPYIDAVLSIKSNVDSGMFKPVMDAAAEALGNPDEWHQERNAVYEGRLEAATAFLDALDCTYADDQEGMFFWAKLPNEVPSAEQLVDDLLYNKHIFIAPGFIFGPKGNRYIRLSLCMPKERIWEAVHRISK from the coding sequence TGGCGGCCGGGCACGACGTGATTAACATGGGCATCGGCAACCCCGACATGATGCCCTCTGCCAACACCCTCCAGGCGTTAAGCCAATCGGCTGCGCAGGCCAACGCCCACGGTTATCAAAATTATAAAGGTACGCCCGACCTCCGGAGTGCCATTGCTCGATATTACGCGCATACGTATCAGGTTCTGCTCGATTCGGAAACGGAAATTCTGCCGTTGCTGGGTTCCAAAGAAGGCATTACGCATATTTCGCTGACGTTTCTCAACGACGGTGACGAAGTGCTCGTACCGGAGCTGGGCTACCCGGCCTACCGCGCCGTGAGCCGGATGGTGGGGGCCAATGTGAAGGAATACCCGCTGCTGGAAAACCAGGGCTGGCAACCGGACTGGCCGGCGATGGCGGGGCGGGTGTCCGACCGAACCAAGATCATGTGGCTCAATTATCCGCACATGCCGACGGGCGCCCCGGCCACGCGGGAGTTGTTTGAAAAAGCCGTCCGGTTTGCCAACGATCACCGGATTTTGCTCTGCCACGACAATCCGTACAGCCTGATTCTGAACAAAAAGCCGCCCCTTAGTCTGCTTTCCATCGATGGGGCGAAAGATGTCGCCATTGAGCTGAACTCGATGAGCAAATCGCACAACATGGCGGGCTGGCGGGTTGGCTGGATGGCCGCGTCGAAACCGTACATTGATGCGGTATTGTCGATCAAAAGCAACGTGGATTCCGGCATGTTTAAACCCGTGATGGACGCGGCTGCCGAAGCGCTGGGCAACCCCGATGAGTGGCACCAGGAGCGCAACGCCGTCTACGAAGGCCGGCTCGAAGCCGCTACGGCTTTTCTGGACGCGCTGGATTGCACCTACGCCGACGATCAAGAAGGCATGTTCTTCTGGGCTAAGTTGCCCAATGAGGTCCCGTCTGCCGAGCAGTTGGTAGACGATCTGCTCTACAACAAGCACATATTCATTGCCCCCGGCTTCATCTTCGGTCCGAAAGGCAACCGCTACATCCGGTTGTCGCTCTGCATGCCGAAAGAACGCATCTGGGAAGCCGTACACC